In Astyanax mexicanus isolate ESR-SI-001 chromosome 7, AstMex3_surface, whole genome shotgun sequence, the genomic stretch ATAAAACAGACAAACCTGGGAATGGGATAGGATGGGGTGCGTTCACTTTTTTAAACctctcaaaaaacaaacaaacaaacgaacaaacaaacaaacaaataatgacaaaaataaacaacGCAAAGTTCTCCAACTCAATGGCAGATCGTTGCTTTTTTCGTTGCCGTCCAAAGCACAAACGCACTTTGTCCTCATGCACAAAGCTGCTGTTCATGTCTGGTGTGTTTCTTGCAattgcaggagtgtgtgtgtgtgtgtgtgtgtgtgtgtgtggtgggaatCAGGGGCTCGGGTGATATTTAAGGGGGGTACAGGTGTGTATCTGGAGATTAGTGTGGCAAGGCCACCAGGATGTCGACGTAGTTGACGGGGAAGAATCCGGACTGGCCGTGGATCATCCCCTCGTACCAGTTCTCATCGATCTTATTGGTCAGGGTGATGATGTCACCTTCCTTGAAGCCCAGCTCGCCCTCGTTCTCTGGGTCGAAGTCGTACAGAGCCCGACAGCACGGCTGATCCATAGGAGCTGGTGAAAAGACAGAGGTGCATTTTGAAATGTTAAGGTAGAGGAACAGGTGGAGACAAAGGTTCAGGTAAGAGGGACAGTCTACACTATATGTAGATGTGTAGCAAACTACAGGTACAGTACACAGGTATATCTACACAGGTGTGCAGGTGGAGTTATAGCGAACCTGGTGAGCGTGAGCGTGCAATGATTCCTCCATTGTGGGTCTCGGTGGGGGTGAAGTCCATGGAGGTACGAGGTTTGGGAGTGTACTCTTTCCTCGGCTTATTGGAAGTGTCTCTTATCCTGAGGATCAGAGCGTACAGTTAAAAATTCAGAGACGTTATAATCAGGTATATCTGTTTGGCTTGTGCTCCAGCCACGAGTATCAActtgtaatattagtattagcttgttattgtagcctttagctcagctaaccCGTCAGGACGGTGGACGGTGGTTTGGTTTAGCGCTCACTGCGTATGTTTTAGCAGAGGCGGTGACACAGTTAATGTGGGCGGTGTCAAGTCAAAATGTAAgatgataaatgaataaataaaaaaatataataataaaaaaagagagaaggcaGAGCTCAGTGTGAGTGAAAGTGAAACTTAGCAGTGCACCAAGAGCCAGTTTCTGTAACTATGTTGTGTTTTAGTTCAAAGCTAAGTTGATGTTCGGCAAATGGGATGCCTTCTTTTAATCATGTGACTCAAGCTCTCTGCTGCTCGCTGAGTTTTTCCCGTGGTGCAAAACGGGTCCGTCTAAGCACCACCTAGAAGTTTTAGTTTTGATGTAATTTGCAACTGTTGAAGTAATAAAAATCCTAAAAGGAGACAAAGTGGACACAAACGTAGTCACAACACAAGCTTTTTCAAGTTAAGCCAAGAACTGAAACGGACCTAAGATTGACAGGCGGGGCTTTGCTTTTGGGGTTGTATTGAGATAGATGGTTGTTCACACTACAAttctctaccccccatcccaatcctgcccccagcacacactcactcagtatcctgacccccccaccccccaccaatacagtactgaaactctgcactaaaatacacaaagtactggccCCTTCCAATTGGACCTGcgctactgatatacttgcactgtcaattcgcactttaattcaccaaaaactgtgaactttaagaactttagcactcattcactttaccagccttaagctatataacatatttgcactactgttatatactatttatactgtcattccatctcaatcaccatcaatattgcactattgtcttacgtatgtttattgtgttattgttgtattgtacatatagtgtctcccactcttttatattatatatctatttctttttttacttatatctatatatctattcctcccccacactactgcaccttgtttctgtctcatgtatgtctattgtgtccctgctgtattgtactcatagtgtctcccattcttttttattatatctattatctgtacttgctgtaaaattgggaaggagagtaacgtaatttcaattctctgtatgtcctgtacatatgcagtactgacaataaaactacttgacttgatttaATAATGTTGTCATATGCATCTCTGATCTCCTCTGAATCTGAATCGCTCTTTATATCTTTGAATAATCCTAATTTTAATCACACAGTTTTATGAAAAGAACACACACCTTTCCTCCATCTTGTCGGAGAGCTGCTGTAGGATCTCGGTGGCCTGTCTGTGGTAGTTCACCTGTGCCTGAACCAGAGCCGCCAGCTGACTCACCTGCTcaatctgaacacacacacacacacacacacacacacacacacacacacacacacacacacacacacacacacacacaccatttaaaACCCAAACACACTCACCAATAATAAtaaggtggtaggtgtttctaataaagtggccattgagtgaaaaaaatcgatacagtaggtgtttctgataaagtggccactgctTACATCACTCTCTAGCAGGTTGAACATGCTCTGCTCTGCGATCTCCTTGGAATCGTCGAATTTCTCCAGAGCCTGCTTGATCTCGTCGTCCGTCACTTTGCCCTGCCGCTTCTTCTTGTAGTCGAAGTCGAGACGCCGGCCCTGCATCTTCTTCAGGTGATGCTGcggcacaaacacacaaatcctTCAGGCTCAAATCGATACGGGACGCGGCCGAGGAAGAGGAAGACTCCCTGCCAAAGGCTAGTCGAGCCGTTTCATTAGAGCAGATAAAGCCAGACGGACACAAGTCTCCGTCTCATCAACCAGCAGACGTGACCAGAACGTCCAATCAGATCTGCCGCTGCGCTCAGAATAAACATCAGCAGCATGCAGAGATCTGACCTCCGGATCTAACGTAGGCTtttcacactcttacacacaatcCAGTCTACAGGATTTTgctttaaatcaattaaaatggCTGATTAACATTGTTTTCATCAAGTCTAATTgtggtataaatatatttattattctttcatttaattttcagagaaaaaaacatttgtgttgttgTCCAACACAGTGATTTATAATATCTTAATATAATTGAATATTTATGCACGGATATATAATCTTACTATTCCCTATTTTTATTTCTCACCTTCTAACAACTGAGCTTATACTACAATAgccttaatatattaatattctatatatacaaattgaaaacctctggaatataatcaagaggaagatggatgatcacaaaccatcaaaccaccaaactgaactgcttgaatgatttttgcaccaggagtaaagcagcataaagttatccaaaagcagtgtgtaagactggtggaggaggagaacatgatgccaagatgcatggaaaaaaaaacgtgattaaaaaccaccagggttattccaccaaatattgatttctgtaaataaatgctctaaatgagaatatttttatttggaatttgggagaaatgttgtctgtagtttatagaataaaacaacaatgttcattttactcaaacataaacctataaatagcaaaatcagagaaactgattcagaaactgaagagctctcttcattttttccagagctgtatgttaatataatattataatgtgtatataatacataatataatgtAACCGTACAATTCAATTACAAACAATGACTAAAAGAATAAATATGCAcaacaaatataaattacataTACTATTAAAAATGTCAATATATTGCCAACCTGGATCTCCTTCAGGTCCTTGTCATGCATGTTCTGCATGGGGTCGACGAAGTTCTGCTTGACCTCCATGTCCAGAGCGTCCTTCACCTCCCCCAGCTCCCGCATCGCCTCCCCAGCATCGATCAGAGCcagacctgaaacacacacacacgcacacacacacacacacacacagatttatttaCTCCACCTTTACACCTCTACACTAACATAATGCAAATATagcaatatttctttatttaatgtattttctacattgtatattaatattaaagacatgaaaaagattaagggacacatatggaattacgtagtaaagagtaaaaaagtgttatttctccacattaatcccctgatctaaacctgatgaactgagatggtgatttgaggtgatttaattgggatgagctggagcttcacagcgtgaaggaaaagcagcagctattgttcagcacctccaggaactccttccttcaagatgctgagaaaactattccaggtgactctccctcatgaagacactgagattaaaatctcaccaagagtctgcagatctgtcctcaaagatacatctgatctaaagtagaaaacaatCTTTTTCATTCagaatgtgttcctgtatagctttaatatggtatttaatattaaatttacaatgtaaaaaatcataaaaagaaagaaaaacacagtgaataaggagaggtttgtccaaactttgtactgatactgtatataataataaagtaaagctGTGTTTACCGAAGTTGGACTCCTCGCCCAGCTCCCGGCCGTACTTCTGCATGGTCTCTCCCAGCATGGTCTCGGTCTGCGTGTAGCCCGGACCCTTATCACCACCACGGATCTTAGACATGGAGCTCATCATGCTCAGCTTAGCACGAgtcgctacacacacacacacacacacacacacacacaaataaaaaatatatcaatcaCCCCCTTGCACTAAACGTACACAATAAAAGACgcatattatttaataatattaaataatctgcattttatttaattttaatagttCTAAATCAGTGTTTTAAACCTGTGAACCATAGATTACCCGAGACAATTATTTCAATATGCTACATTAACACATAAGAACCcagatttatgtatatttatcattcatgtttttttttctcattctgaTAAAGaggaacatgactgtaaatattttaaggttaaaatcctgatctAACATAAATGATAAACCAACAATTTTATtacttgtattttaacatttaacatttaattcattaaaaaaattatgagtttctttgattttatcaaattgaaaacctctggaataaaatcaagaggaagatggatgatcacaaaccatcaaaccaccaaactgaactgcttgaatttttgcaccaggagtaaagcagcataaagttatccaaaagcagtgtgtaagactggtggaggagaacatgatgccaagatgcatgaaaagtcttggaattttatgaatatgaacttttttttttgtttgcattatttgaggtctgaaagttctgcatcttttttgttatttcagccatttctcattttctgtaaataaatgctctaaatgagaatatttttatttggaatttaggagaaatgttgtctgtagtttatagaataaaacaacatcttTTTACAAggttattttactcaaatgtatacctataaatagcaaaatcagtgatcACTGATTCAGAACAATAGCTCTTGGGTGTAACTGAACTAGAgattacaattttgttccaccctCTGTTTCACATGTGGTGCGAATCCTTGAAAATCTGTGGTGAACTGTGtgcacaaatgtttaattttctaCAGTTCTGgcctatatgttttattttagggatttttggtgcatctctaaaaTAAGCACTGATTTTTTACACTGCACTGCAGTTTTAACAGTAAGTCACACTATGAGAAATTGCATAATCAGGTTTATTAATGAAAATACTGTTAATTGGAGTTTTGCACAGATTCTCACCAGGATTGGGCTGCAGGTACTCTGTGGTTTTGGTCATGATGTCCAGCACAGCCCTGCTGGTGACGTCCACTTTCTACAGGAAAGAGCAGAAGAAACATCATCTCACCAGCGTCTCTCTAAACCCTCGTTCTGCAGTGTTTTAACCgcagtaaagtaacttttctgtTATGTAACCGAGTGCAGAATGAGTTCAGGGCTGAAAAACGGCGAGAGGAAGACGGAATAAAATATGAAGATCAGTTTTTCTGGCACAAACGAGCTGCAGCATGTTTTTCctcataatattaaaaataattggaCCATCTGGCAGCAGAACCGGGTTTGAGTTTACAGCCTGAACACCATCAGACGCAGCAGATCACACACTTCCAAGTGTGTGTTTAtgcgcgtatgtgtgtgtgtgtgtgtgtgtgtgtgtgtgtgtgtgtgtgtgtgtcaggcggAGAGAGATACATGTCAATCACAGCAGACTCTGTAAACACATTTTAGCTCTGATGTATCCAGAGTTACATACTGATACACTAATAAAATGCTATTACAcatagacatgccaaaagtcatgggacagcagcatGTACAGTAAATCGATTAAAGGATGTAATGCCCACACCTGGATAAggtatcttgtgagtaaggttgattTTACATGAatcatgtgtaccaggaatacaccatagaaggctaatattacagGCCCATTGCAACGGGGCAAGCAAACCATTAAAATGGCTATGTGAATGTCCCTTTCAATTCTGTGATGATCCATGTAGGAAAGTAAAATataacactgttatcagaatcccccacAAGTGGGCGCcacccactagttactgacagtagccagccaatGAGGTtagtcattcctgcagccggcaaaatatgaaccctttagaaatgcagaaaagaaagaagaaaagtaaAAACAAGACAGAGTTAGGAGATAATTTACACTGGATAAATCAAGGTTTTGGCCCACAAATGCCCTGAAACAGCCCTGCTGGGGGATAATGATGGGtaaaattgtccatgtgaatAGAAAATATCTAGATTttcacatatcccacaggtcaatgcAGTGTTCTGTAGCTTCCAGGGggcgtggcaaaagtcatgggacactaaaCTTGTATACTAGCATGTCTGTGTAATTCTAGAGTTaagtacacagcaaatttcttCTGAAATCTTGCATATTAAAAATTATGT encodes the following:
- the sh3gl2a gene encoding SH3 domain containing GRB2 like 2a, endophilin A1, yielding MSVAGLKKQFHKATQKVSEKVGGAEGTKLDDDFMEMEKKVDVTSRAVLDIMTKTTEYLQPNPATRAKLSMMSSMSKIRGGDKGPGYTQTETMLGETMQKYGRELGEESNFGLALIDAGEAMRELGEVKDALDMEVKQNFVDPMQNMHDKDLKEIQHHLKKMQGRRLDFDYKKKRQGKVTDDEIKQALEKFDDSKEIAEQSMFNLLESDIEQVSQLAALVQAQVNYHRQATEILQQLSDKMEERIRDTSNKPRKEYTPKPRTSMDFTPTETHNGGIIARSRSPAPMDQPCCRALYDFDPENEGELGFKEGDIITLTNKIDENWYEGMIHGQSGFFPVNYVDILVALPH